In the Drosophila biarmipes strain raj3 chromosome X, RU_DBia_V1.1, whole genome shotgun sequence genome, one interval contains:
- the LOC108023990 gene encoding uncharacterized protein LOC108023990 isoform X2 — MPGLVVFRRRWSVGSDDLVVPGAFLLTIHFICFVIVSVSLVIFEYNTRILSVKLLFYHLIGYLLILFLSICVEIGICVISMRGSILDAEARNSINIWIYLKSLVILFDIAWLAVGSVWLGHYYTTAPIDDPKKVYIAIIICNWALVVITLITIWCTFDAAGRSWVKMKKYQRSMRETESRFNYKRSNSMNRNWRQRKVMRAYQDSWDHRCRLLFCCMGSSERNRNSFTDIARLLSDFFRELDVVPSDVVAGLVLLRKFQRLEREAIVRQRKNGTYEFLSGVPITERTQFLALNDAKNYDFFQTVIHYMYYAQGAYGWPMYVINNRTKMWHLVPELKCFGCCCGSSDDTEVIQDNCCLCNYAALKKTLQMGDIDIVYATYHVDVGETPFFVAVDYTHRAVVISIRGTLGMKDILTDLNAEGEVLPLQPPRDDWLAHKGMVQAAIYIRNKLQEENLIERALQRNPDRQTHTFDLVLVGHSLGAGTAAILAILLKPEHPTLQCFSYSPPGGLLSMPAVEYSKSFITSVVLGKDVVPRIGLNQMEALRADLINAIQRSVDPKWKTISCSVICCGCGPEPTSVVNMSGQDTHINQYQEERGTARSTSAHPTDSSIALTLHQPLYPPGRIIHIVRHHPKPDENVLKNREPVYQAIWADSTDFDEVLISPVMLQDHMPDKILAALKKVVTTSGPRKPQRQTSNAFSTGSNEAYDHDAELEHPHCSGHRETTTNGTMRFDPETDPNQTRSSMSQMSQHCKRPSQSSYTNLSNCLVLTPTAQHKLCLETSFTNGSAPLQSAPQQHQQRLASAASSLLSSATTPYDISSALDDSLATVALRQSPSLISAETTATVIGNNHEMDGDPEPLAEMAMPRLKAVAFDMALTPPPLLPERSLLGRQHSEKKPRSLPLAQVQALRRASDAGAAPGVDLLHDDWYGLAPLASPETLSEISSVSSRTSVPISLANSIERYLQHMGVGMGAPKVPLEDIFESQLHTPKVMRRAPKFSENLAGCAEDTRNLDQYKRMGRVFITFPRIFPDQSPAAHSLDSSDDSFESASAHSLQRLQLPHGSNAVQSSKSADPLDGMGDRDRDQLVTRQTQPAKKLTFSDSDILSDADCLRLCPHCPCDRDVQRGCCTRSEHARCATEVSEGQAGHGAMGLGSTDTSFYSASSSLEQFGTPARQNGGPHLEEIIMRPGVLESHFPVLGAGSVMETPALVAPASPSPLSNGKRPDVVGGRVRKRLSSEEFVFARAEDMVPSLVQIGDRSSGSPANRRRGKACVYPAGNSLRLDAAAGAANAAVASASPTSISKFTRSRVAAGGSAAKQAAAAAANNESNV; from the exons ATGCCTGGACTTGTGGTCTTCAGACGTCGCTGGTCTGTGGGCTCTGATGATCTCGTAGTGCCGGGCGCATTTCTCCTGACGATTCATTTTATATG TTTTGTGATTGTTAGCGTCTCGTTGGTTATCTTTGAGTATAATACCCGAATTTTAAGCGTAAAATTATTGTTCTACCATCTAATAGGCTACTTGTTGATACTATTTT TGTCGATATGTGTAGAAATAGGTATATGTGTGATCTCGATGCGTGGCAGTATTCTAGATGCCGAGGCGCGCAATTCTATCAACATCTGGATATATCTCAAGAGCT TGGTAATACTGTTCGATATTGCCTGGCTGGCGGTGGGCTCCGTTTGGCTGGGGCACTACTACACCACCGCACCCATCGATGATCCCAAAAAGGTCTACATAG CCATCATCATCTGCAATTGGGCTCTGGTGGTGATCACCCTCATCACGATATGGTGCACCTTCGACGCCGCCGGCAGATCCTGGGTGAAGATGAAGAAGTACCAGCGATCGATGCGCGAAACCGAGTCTCGGTTCAACTACAAAAGGAGCAACAGTATGAACCGCAACTGGCGGCAAAG GAAGGTGATGCGGGCCTACCAGGACAGCTGGGACCATCGCTGCcgcctgctgttctgctgcATGGGTTCCTCCGAGCGCAACCGGAACTCGTTCACGGACATCGCCCGCCTGCTGAGCGACTTCTTCCGGGAACTGGACGTGGTGCCCTCGGATGTGGTGGCCGGTCTCGTCCTGCTGCGCAAATTCCAGCGGCTCGAACGCGAGGCCATCGTGCGGCAGCGCAAGAACGGCACCTACGAGTTCCTCAGCGGCGTACCCATCACGGAACGGACCCAGTTCCTAGCACTCAACGATGCCAAAAACTACGACTTCTTTCAGACGGTCATCCACTACATGTACTACGCCCAAGGCGCCTACGGCTGGCCCATGTACGTGATCAACAATCGCACCAAGATGTGGCATTTGGTGCCCGAACTGAA ATGCTTTGGCTGCTGTTGCGGCAGTAGCGATGACACGGAGGTGATCCAGGACAACTGCTGCCTGTGCAACTACGCCGCGCTGAAGAAGACGCTCCAGATGGGCGACATCGACATCGTCTATGCCACCTACCACGTGGACGTGGGCGAGACGCCCTTCTTCGTGGCCGTCGACTACACCCATCGGGCGGTGGTGATCAGCATACGTGGCACCCTGGGCATGAAGGACATCCTCACGGATCTAAATGCCGAGGGCGAGGTGCTGCCGTTGCAGCCGCCGCGTGACGATTGGCTGGCCCACAAGGGCATGGTGCAGGCGGCGATCTACATACGCAACAAGCTGCAGGAGGAGAACCTCATCGAGAGGGCGCTGCAGCGGAATCCGGATCGCCAGACGCACACCTTCGACCTGGTCCTGGTGGGTCATTCCCTGGGCGCAGGCACGGCGGCCATACTTGCCATACTCCTGAAGCCCGAGCATCCGACGCTCCAGTGCTTCAGCTACTCCCCGCCCGGCGGTCTGCTCAG TATGCCCGCCGTGGAGTACTCCAAGTCGTTCATCACCTCGGTGGTGCTGGGCAAGGATGTGGTGCCGCGCATCGGTCTCAATCAAATGGAAGCCCTGCGAGCGGACCTCATCAATGCCATTCAGCGCAGCGTGGATCCCAAG TGGAAGACCATTTCCTGTTCGGTCATCTGCTGCGGCTGTGGACCGGAGCCCACTTCCGTGGTCAACATGTCCGGCCAGGACACGCACATCAATCAGTACCAGGAG GAGCGCGGCACGGCCCGTTCGACCAGCGCCCATCCCACGGAcagctcgatagctttaaCCCTGCATCAGCCCTTATATCCGCCCGGCCGCATCATCCACATAGTGCGGCACCATCCCAAGCCCGACGA GAATGTGCTGAAGAATCGGGAACCCGTGTACCAGGCCATCTGGGCGGACTCCACGGACTTCGATGAGGTGCTCATCTCGCCGGTGATGCTGCAGGATCACATGCCCGACAAGATCCTCGCCGCCCTGAAGAAG GTTGTAACAACGAGTGGGCCACGCAAGCCCCAGCGCCAGACCTCGAATGCATTCTCCACTGGATCGAACGAAGCCTACGATCACGATGCGGAACTGGAGCACCCCCATTGCAGCGGCCACCGGGAGACGACGACGAATGGCACGATGAGATTCGACCCTGAAACGGATCCCAACCAGACGCGCTCCTCGATGTCGCAGATGTCGCAACACTGCAAGCGGCCCTCGCAAAGTTCCTACACGAACCTGAGCAACTGCCTCGTCCTGACGCCGACGGCCCAGCACAAGCTGTGCCTGGAGACGTCCTTCACCAACGGCTCCGCCCCGCTCCAGTCGGCTCcacagcagcaccagcagcgcCTGGCCTCGGCAGCCTCGTCGCTCCTGAGCTCGGCCACCACGCCGTACGACATATCAAGTGCTCTGGACGACAGCCTGGCCACGGTGGCCCTGCGCCAGAGTCCCTCGCTGATCAGCGCCGAGACGACGGCCACCGTTATTGGTAATAATCACGAAATGGATGGCGACCCCGAACCCCTGGCAGAGATGGCCATGCCGCGCCTTAAGGCGGTGGCCTTCGACATGGCCCTGACTCCACCGCCTCTGCTGCCGGAGCGATCCCTGCTCGGGCGCCAGCACTCCGAGAAGAAGCCACGCTCCCTGCCGCTGGCCCAGGTCCAGGCCCTTCGCCGCGCCTCGGATGCGGGCGCAGCGCCTGGAGTGGATCTGCTGCACGACGACTGGTATGGCCTGGCCCCGCTGGCCAGTCCCGAGACGCTGTCCGAGATCTCGAGCGTTTCCTCGCGCACCAGTGTGCCCATCAGTCTTGCCAACAGCATTGAGCGCTACCTGCAGCACATGGGCGTGGGCATGGGTGCACCCAAGGTTCCGCTGGAGGACATCTTCGAGTCGCAGCTGCACACGCCCAAGGTGATGAGGCGGGCGCCCAAGTTTAGCGAGAATCTGGCCGGCTGTGCGGAGGACACCAGGAACCTAGATCAGTACAAACGCATGGGACGCGTGTTCATCACCTTTCCGCGCATCTTCCCGGATCAATCGCCGGCCGCCCATAGCCTGGACTCCAGCGACGACAGCTTTGAGTCGGCCTCGGCGCACAGTCTGCAGCGCTTGCAGCTGCCGCACGGCTCCAATGCGGTGCAGAGTTCCAAGTCCGCCGATCCGCTGGACGGGATGGGGGATCGGGATCGCGATCAGCTGGTGACGAGGCAAACGCAGCCGGCCAAGAAGTTGACCTTCAGCGACAGCGATATCCTATCGGATGCGGACTGCCTGCGGCTGTGCCCGCACTGTCCCTGCGATCGGGATGTCCAGCGTGGCTGCTGCACTCGCTCCGAGCACGCCAGGTGCGCCACTGAGGTGTCCGAGGGGCAGGCGGGCCATGGTGCCATGGGCTTGGGCTCCACCGACACTAGTTTCTACAGCGCCAGCTCATCGCTGGAACAGTTTGGCACGCCGGCCAGGCAGAATGGTGGCCCCCACCTGGAGGAGATCATCATGCGACCGGGCGTGCTGGAGTCCCACTTTCCTGTGCTCGGCGCTGGCAGCGTGATGGAGACCCCCGCCCTGGTGGCCCCCGCCTCACCATCACCGCTGAGCAATGGCAAGCGACCGGATGTGGTGGGCGGCCGGGTGCGGAAGCGCCTCTCCTCCGAGGAGTTCGTCTTCGCCAGGGCCGAGGATATGGTGCCCAGCCTAGTACAAATCGGTGATAGGAGCTCCGGCTCTCCGGCGAATCGCAGGCGGGGCAAGGCCTGCGTCTATCCGGCCGGGAACAGTCTGCGCTTGGACGCAGCCGCCGGCGCAGCCAACGCTGCAGTGGCCTCCGCATCGCCCACGTCCATTAGTAAATTTACCCGCTCCCGTGTGGCTGCTGGAGGATCGGCAGCCAAGcaggccgccgccgccgccgccaatAACGAAAGCAACGTTTAA